From the Oscarella lobularis chromosome 13, ooOscLobu1.1, whole genome shotgun sequence genome, one window contains:
- the LOC136194750 gene encoding uncharacterized protein, which produces MGKFRSCSKMGVTVENGKFALIVVPVTGCSKSYQTRTIAYINQWHHVAMTVDGTNARLYVNGSLLTTARTRPFVLSAPEEFQLGREHCCSNNGFVGDIKSFTVWKRVLEKKEIVDHYNDPVKDVNTTHDVIYNRLLVHYDFCMINAQPDCQGTDWGYRDWYPVDGDVVSGVHCNVRTFAIEANVTVKVAPWKNNSANLRESGTFHLYARDIIIDGTLTARGAGYKGGEKPTKFNLFGRQGESYLFAGKATSKANAGGGGGGHGKPGGGGGYGTAGEPGVNESQDGVGEGGGTYGNRNLAFLYLGSGGGSGGSYVNASASVLYGGKGGNGGGAIHLDARNRIRVTGHVSANGEDGESGGAGGGGGGSGGSIHLRGPKIFVTSRRVTAIGGSAGCGTLGCGGKGGLGRIGTFSDTEVLNRIYGTSFVDRALLARESISISQMNSSNDQSVYRGCLEGYRHFSYRVPITNEETELMTLDFCRQKCYAKNYKFYGVQNASQCFCNNARKGSMVDESECNLPCSGNKSLTCGGFESSSIYGTITRQPAWVKARWTCKPWCPVGFSQNSNQPLYGFCSKMARFWDFKCNCSSGWHGKLCEHGSSKGEYGPNCEKDCKSLNNTGCDSVSGTCKCLPGWAGPTCSPDSSVPQLTIIVSVISSVLALIIFGTIVTCIHRKRHRSSTAAIELRDDWEIRRGDVYMLDKIGQGAFGVVLKAQLYCKSLPRSSLRDPDGENKRIVACKMVKGPCQQDSDFMDEIKLMKRIGQHPHIVSMLGCITRSQPLCLIVEYCCHGDLLSNLQKGRLEYVKSQQNTDRSCPKRNIESEDLTFRKHCTKLGSSCGSKLDEDQEMSEHAFKDEENVEGVFTASDLLSFAWQIASGMEYLAGRGLVHRDLACRNVLVCENSLLKVSDFGLTRAVYQDGVYLQKKARRLPLRWMSIEAITHRIFTEKSDVWSFGVVIWEICTLGGFPYSCMSGKKFLSYLRGGNRLACPKSCSKELYTLMTECWRSDPEQRPGFSVLSQELGKILESEQPTTYIDLDISNADWDLDSITVMTDSSESSEKSAASVDCKESQTAGKQSLDGFFVTAL; this is translated from the exons ATGGGCAAGTTTCGTTCTTGCAGCAAGATGGGCGTTACTGTTGAAAACGGAAAGTTTGCTCTTATCGTTGTGCCTGTCACGGGCTGCTCAAAGAGCTATCAAACTAGAACTATAGCATACATCAATCAATGGCATCATGTTGCAATGACAGTAGACGGCACTAACGCGCGGCTCTACGTCAACGGAAGTTTGCTTACAACGGCTCGAACGCGTCCTTTTGTTCTTTCAGCTCCAGAAGAATTTCAGCTTGGAAGAGAGCACTGTTGCTCAAATAATGGATTCGTGGGCGATATAAAA AGCTTCACGGTTTGGAAGAGAGttctagagaaaaaagaaattgttgaCCACTACAATGACCCAGTAAAAGACGTCAATACAACC CACGACGTCATTTATAATCGTTTGCTAGTTCATTATGATTTTTGTATGATTAATGCACAGCCCGATTGCCAAGGCACTGATTGGGGGTACAGAGACTGGTATCCTGTGGATGGCGATGTCGTATCCGGTGTTCACTGCAATGTGCGTACTTTTGCCATAGAAGCCAATGTTACCGTAAAAGTGGCGCCGTGGAAGAACAATTCGGCAAACTTAAGAGAGAGTGGAACTTTTCATCTCTACGCTCGTGATATCATTATTGATGGGACTCTTACCGCTAGAGGAGCTGGTTACAAGGGCGGTGAAAAACCGACAAAGTTTAACCTCTTTGGCAGGCAAGGCGAAAGCTATTTGT TTGCGGGAAAGGCAACTTCTAAAGCAAATGCAGGAGGCGGAGGGGGAGGCCACGGAAAACcaggtggtggtggtggctACGGGACAGCGGG GGAACCTGGGGTAAACGAAAGTCAAGACGGTGTCGGTGAAGGAGGCGGAACGTACGGAAATCGCAATTTGGCTTTTCTGTATTTGGGCTCAGGCGGTGGAAGCGGAGGCAGCTATGTCAATGCCTCCGCTTCAGTGCTTTACGGTGGAAaaggcggcaacggcggcggagcaATTCATTTGGACGCTCGCAACAGGATTCGAGTCACTGGTCACGTTTCTGCTAATGGAGAAGATGGTGAAAGCGG TGGtgctggcggcggcggcggtggttCGGGCGGCAGTATTCATCTTAGAGGACCGAAGATTTTTGTAACTAGTCGTCGGGTAACGGCGATTGGTGGTAGCGCCGGGTGCGGAACGTTAGGCTGTGGGGGCAAAGGAGGGTTAGGTCGGATTGGCACTTTTTCTGACACAGAAGTTTTGAACAGGATTTACGGGACGTCGTTCGTT GATCGTGCACTTTTGGCTAGGGAATCTATTTCAATAAGCCAGATGAACTCATCCAATGATCAGTCTGTCTACCGTGGTTGCCTTGAAGGGTATCGTCATTTTAGCTATCGTGTGCCTATTACTAATGAAGAAACAGAATTGATGACACTAGATTTCTGCCGCCAAAAATGCTA CGCCAAAAACTACAAGTTTTACGGTGTGCAGAATGCGAGTCAATGCTTTTGCAACAACGCCCGTAAAGGTTCAATGGTGGACGAGAG TGAGTGCAATCTTCCGTGTTCTGGAAACAAGAGCCTTACGTGTGGCGGTTTTGAGAGTTCATCCATCTACGGTACTATTACACGGCAGCCTGCCTGGGTTAAAGCCAGGTGGACGTGCAAGCCTTGGTGTCCCGTGGGCTTTTCACAAAATTCGAATCAG CCGCTTTACGGATTTTGTTCAAAGATGGCACGCTTCTGGGATTTCAAGTGCAACTGTTCATCTGGTTGGCACGGAAAGCTCTGCGAACACGGAAGCTCCAAAGGTGAATACGGTCCCAACTGCGAGAAAGATTGCAA AAGTCTAAACAATACCGGTTGCGATTCAGTGTCGGGAACTTGCAAATGCCTTCCGGGATGGGCCGGCCCGACTTGCTCTCCAG ATTCTTCGGTTCCTCAATTGACAATTATTGTGTCAGTCATAAGCTCAGTACTTGCCTTGATCATTTTTGGGACTATCGTCACCTGCATCCATCGCAAACGACATCGCTCATCGACTGCTGCGATTGAGCTGCGCGACGATTGGGAAATCCGTCGTGGCGACGTATATATGCTCGATAAAATTGGCCAAGgcgctttcggcgtcgtgcTCAAAGCTCAACTTTACTGCAAATCATTGCCGCGGTCGTCGCTACGCGATCCCGACGGGGAAAATAAGCGGATTGTGGCTTGCAAAATGGTGAAAG GACCATGTCAGCAGGACTCTGACTTCATGGACGAAATCAAACTTATGAAGCGAATCGGGCAGCATCCACACATTGTCAGCATGCTAGGATGCATTACGAGGAGTCAGCCACTCTGCCTCATCGTCGAGTACTGTTGCCACGGAGACCTGCTGAGCAACCTTCAGAAAGGAAGACTTGAG TACGTCAAAAGCCAGCAGAACACGGATAGAAGCTGCCCTAAAAGGAATATCGAGTCGGAG GATTTGACGTTCAGAAAACATTGCACGAAGTTAGGTAGCAGTTGCGGGTCGAAGCTCGACGAGGATCAAGAAATGTCTGAACATGCGTTCAAAGATGAGGAAAATGTCGAAGGGGTGTTTACGGCTTCCGATCTACTGTCGTTCGCCTGGCAAATTGCATCTGGAATG GAGTATTTGGCCGGAAGGGGTCTGGTTCATCGCGACTTGGCGTGTCGAAATGTTCTAGTCTGCGAAAACAGTCTGCTCAAGGTGTCCGACTTTGGACTAACGAGAGCGGTCTACCAGGACGGCGTGTATttacaaaagaaagcgaggcgtcttcctcttcgatgGATGTCAATCGAGGCCATCACACACCGCATCTTTAcagagaagagcgacgt aTGGTCGTTTGGCGTAGTTATTTGGGAAATATGCACTTTGG GCGGTTTTCCTTATTCATGCATGTCTGGTAAGAAATTCCTATCGTATTTGCGTGGTGGCAACCGTCTGGCTTGTCCAAAAAGCTGCTCCAAAGAACT ATACACACTGATGACAGAGTGTTGGCGCTCGGATCCTGAACAGCGTCCAGGGTTCAGCGTTCTCTCGCAAGAGCTTGGAAAAATCCTCGAATCGGAACAACCTACAACATACATCGACCTTGATATTTCCAATGCCGATTGGGACTTGGATTCAATAACTGTAATGACAGATTCGTCAGAAAGCTCTGAAAAGTCTGCTGCTAGCGTAGACTGTAAGGAGAGTCAAACAGCTGGCAAGCAGTCCTTGGATGGCTTTTTCGTTACTGCCCTATAA